From the Selenomonas timonae genome, one window contains:
- the hpt gene encoding hypoxanthine phosphoribosyltransferase, with the protein MMSSDIERICFSEDDIRTRVQELGAEIARDYRDAPETVYCVGILKGAAVFFTDLVRAIDHPVAFDFMLVSSYGDATVSSGQVKILKDLDFSIEGKHVIIIEDIIDSGTTMHYLKQMLQGRHPKSIKICAFLSKPSRRVAPVEIDYLGHEVPDEFLVGYGLDYAEKYRNLPYIGVLKRSVYE; encoded by the coding sequence ATGATGAGCAGCGACATCGAGCGTATTTGTTTTTCCGAGGATGATATTCGCACGCGCGTGCAGGAACTCGGCGCGGAGATTGCGCGGGACTACCGCGATGCACCGGAGACGGTCTACTGTGTCGGCATCCTGAAGGGGGCTGCGGTCTTCTTCACCGATCTCGTGCGCGCCATCGATCATCCCGTTGCCTTTGACTTTATGCTTGTGTCGAGCTATGGAGACGCGACGGTCTCGAGCGGGCAGGTCAAGATCCTGAAGGATCTCGATTTCTCCATCGAGGGCAAGCACGTCATCATCATTGAGGATATCATCGACTCGGGTACGACCATGCACTATCTGAAGCAGATGCTCCAGGGGCGCCATCCGAAGAGCATCAAGATCTGTGCGTTCCTCTCGAAGCCCTCGCGCCGCGTCGCGCCCGTGGAGATCGACTACCTCGGCCACGAGGTGCCGGATGAATTCCTCGTGGGCTATGGCCTTGACTATGCGGAGAAATATCGGAATCTGCCCTACATTGGGGTGCTCAAGCGTTCCGTCTACGAATAA